A region from the SAR202 cluster bacterium genome encodes:
- a CDS encoding LLM class flavin-dependent oxidoreductase, translating into MNTKIEFGMSLSGGPEDIIQEAKRVENLGFEYISGGEHFMRGSPPSSTNSILTALSVAAGATERVKLLSAILLLPFYNPLLLAKFTSTLDIASHGRLTLGIGVGGEFPVEFEAAGINVKHRGSLSNEILEILRSLWTKNSTTFKGQHFNLKEVSINPLPIQKPHPPIWVAGRRTPAMKRAVKYGTGWFPYYYSPEMYKSSVNEINQIANEEKIDISDFEWGFMPFISIHKNYEEATKIAAEALGGRYLYNGNFANIVKKYCILGSTKECVDRIQEYIDAGAKKIIFNISTTAGAKDKIIQSEVISKEIIPEIININK; encoded by the coding sequence ATGAACACTAAAATTGAATTTGGTATGAGTTTATCGGGAGGGCCCGAAGATATTATTCAGGAAGCAAAACGAGTTGAAAATCTCGGATTTGAATATATATCTGGAGGAGAACATTTTATGCGAGGGTCACCTCCAAGTTCCACTAATTCTATTCTAACAGCATTGTCTGTTGCTGCAGGTGCTACAGAGAGGGTAAAACTTCTTTCCGCAATTTTATTACTCCCGTTTTACAACCCATTGCTTCTTGCTAAATTTACTTCAACACTAGATATTGCATCACATGGAAGATTAACCTTAGGAATAGGAGTAGGGGGTGAATTTCCTGTAGAGTTTGAAGCTGCTGGAATTAATGTAAAACACAGAGGTAGTCTAAGTAATGAAATACTTGAGATACTTCGAAGCCTATGGACAAAAAACAGCACCACATTTAAAGGCCAACACTTCAATTTAAAAGAAGTTAGTATAAATCCATTACCTATTCAAAAACCACATCCGCCAATTTGGGTAGCTGGTAGACGGACACCAGCAATGAAAAGAGCGGTCAAATATGGAACAGGTTGGTTTCCATATTATTATAGCCCTGAAATGTATAAATCTAGTGTTAATGAGATTAACCAAATCGCCAATGAAGAAAAAATCGATATTAGTGATTTCGAATGGGGGTTTATGCCATTTATATCAATTCATAAAAATTATGAAGAAGCTACAAAAATAGCAGCTGAGGCACTTGGAGGAAGGTATTTATACAACGGGAATTTCGCTAATATTGTAAAAAAGTATTGTATCCTTGGCTCTACTAAAGAATGTGTAGATAGGATACAGGAATACATAGATGCTGGAGCTAAAAAAATTATATTTAATATATCCAC